From a region of the Armatimonas rosea genome:
- a CDS encoding ATP-binding protein yields MNLDDSVESLKARILSLESEVNQKSQAVSQLEKMIKDLQQKVQTANENAQPTAELSELEETLKRLMTRIAMIVQGAKCLFMIHDQETRELYAGKPALGFEEGQIEELRFNEGTGASGVCYATSKAVNIYDTESDAREDCQTFTSLGIRNGIAVPLIVEKRDDETNAVVDRKTIGVIWVFNKKFGGVFVDEDIQLLERMSKNAAAVINTASTFRKVVEEKEQLHEMTDALTAGLVMIGRNGRVLQMNSSARRIFGLEPSEVLGVRTYDQLVKDDTVREVLARALSEEIQEEVTINDSTADASRTFQIQSTVVKNENSEMVGTAAIFSDITELKNIDKLKTAFVSTVSHELRTPMTSIKGFISTLLMDEDGTMFQHSDRLEFYGIVDKECDRLKRLIDDLLNVSRIEAGASMLPNFEDVQLHELVKKAIMIDNGSTYKKDNHTLDFTIDSDVPEVIEADGDKFEQILHNLVGNSLKYSPDGGPVHLHVSRKDENTLQFAISDKGLGMTPEFLQKFGQKFARADNRDTRSINGTGIGAFLVKNFVEVHNGDMWAESEGLGKGTTAYFTLPIKQPELDENAESLSSRVAG; encoded by the coding sequence ATGAACCTGGACGACAGCGTCGAGTCCCTCAAAGCCCGTATTCTCAGCCTGGAATCCGAAGTCAATCAGAAGTCCCAGGCGGTCAGTCAGCTCGAGAAGATGATCAAGGACCTTCAACAGAAGGTTCAGACTGCCAATGAGAATGCCCAACCTACCGCAGAGCTCTCAGAGCTAGAGGAAACTCTAAAGCGTCTTATGACGCGAATTGCAATGATTGTTCAGGGCGCTAAGTGTCTGTTTATGATCCATGACCAAGAGACACGCGAGCTCTATGCGGGCAAGCCTGCTCTTGGTTTTGAAGAGGGGCAGATCGAGGAGCTCCGCTTCAATGAAGGCACCGGGGCCTCGGGTGTCTGCTACGCTACCAGCAAGGCAGTCAATATCTACGACACCGAGTCTGATGCTCGGGAAGACTGTCAGACCTTTACCTCGCTGGGCATCCGCAATGGAATCGCCGTGCCGCTCATCGTGGAGAAGCGCGACGACGAGACCAACGCCGTTGTTGACCGCAAGACCATTGGGGTGATCTGGGTCTTCAACAAGAAGTTTGGCGGGGTCTTTGTGGACGAGGACATTCAGCTCCTGGAGCGCATGTCCAAGAACGCGGCTGCGGTGATCAACACGGCCTCGACCTTCCGCAAGGTGGTGGAGGAAAAAGAGCAGCTCCACGAGATGACCGACGCTCTGACCGCCGGTCTCGTGATGATCGGGCGCAATGGCCGTGTCCTCCAGATGAACTCGTCGGCGCGGCGCATCTTCGGCCTGGAGCCCAGCGAGGTGCTAGGCGTGCGCACCTACGACCAGCTGGTCAAGGACGATACCGTCCGCGAGGTGCTGGCCCGTGCGCTCTCCGAGGAGATCCAGGAAGAGGTGACCATCAACGATAGCACCGCCGATGCGTCGCGCACCTTCCAGATCCAGTCCACCGTGGTCAAGAACGAGAACAGCGAGATGGTGGGCACCGCGGCGATCTTTAGCGACATCACCGAGCTAAAGAATATCGACAAGCTCAAGACCGCGTTTGTCTCGACCGTCTCCCACGAGCTGCGCACCCCGATGACCTCGATCAAGGGCTTTATCTCCACGCTGCTCATGGACGAGGACGGGACGATGTTCCAGCACTCGGACCGCCTGGAGTTCTACGGGATTGTCGATAAAGAGTGTGACCGCCTCAAGCGCCTGATCGATGACCTGCTCAACGTGAGCCGTATCGAGGCTGGTGCATCGATGCTGCCCAACTTTGAGGATGTTCAGCTCCACGAGCTGGTCAAGAAGGCCATCATGATCGACAATGGCTCGACCTACAAGAAGGACAACCACACCCTGGACTTCACGATCGACTCCGATGTCCCCGAGGTGATCGAGGCCGATGGCGATAAGTTCGAGCAGATCCTCCACAACCTGGTGGGCAACTCGCTGAAGTACTCCCCGGATGGCGGCCCGGTCCACCTGCACGTGTCCCGAAAGGACGAGAACACGCTGCAGTTTGCGATCTCCGACAAGGGCCTGGGAATGACCCCCGAGTTTCTCCAGAAGTTCGGCCAGAAGTTCGCCCGCGCCGACAACCGCGATACCCGCTCCATCAACGGCACGGGAATCGGGGCGTTCCTGGTGAAGAACTTTGTCGAGGTACACAACGGCGACATGTGGGCCGAGTCCGAGGGCCTGGGCAAGGGCACCACGGCCTACTTCACCCTCCCGATCAAGCAGCCCGAGCTCGACGAAAACGCCGAGTCTCTCTCTAGCCGCGTCGCCGGGTAG
- a CDS encoding sensor histidine kinase → MPTVTLDLDDQAYAQLELRAKDYGLTIARFLELKALHETHTLTIMDQGTLSSLRQYLPAIQGILQEAFQDNHHLRAYPPEALDSLIALLKECATLLKRLAPSRSSSVGRNYVPVLTFLREFIGMYVLDRWSDPRYNPGNHHVRLELDESVPVLVRLDHDTLSQVLMVLIHSAMQDSPAGSEVVVRGARYDSTQLLFSVQHTGTPLPPEERERYGEWPLDTQDLRKGQSVRSCQHYVERHGGTIWATNEGEKGLPTVWFTLPITIAADDREYQALRARLAQMYEALSTLMALPPQPWHPLYFSDALQELRRLAREERGNLLAFLETLP, encoded by the coding sequence ATGCCGACTGTTACTCTTGACCTCGACGACCAAGCCTATGCACAGCTGGAGCTGCGTGCCAAGGACTACGGCCTCACGATCGCCCGGTTTCTGGAGCTTAAAGCGCTGCATGAGACGCACACGCTGACGATCATGGACCAAGGGACACTGTCCAGCCTGCGCCAGTATCTTCCGGCGATCCAGGGGATTCTCCAGGAGGCCTTCCAAGACAACCACCACCTGCGTGCCTATCCCCCTGAAGCACTCGACTCCCTGATAGCGTTGCTCAAGGAGTGCGCCACGCTTCTAAAGCGGCTCGCTCCCAGTCGGTCGAGCAGTGTGGGGCGCAACTACGTCCCCGTGCTGACCTTCCTCCGGGAGTTTATTGGGATGTATGTCTTGGATCGCTGGAGCGATCCCCGCTACAATCCCGGCAATCACCACGTACGCCTGGAGCTCGACGAGAGCGTGCCCGTGCTGGTCCGGCTGGATCACGACACCCTCTCACAGGTACTCATGGTGCTGATTCACTCGGCCATGCAAGACTCGCCTGCGGGAAGCGAGGTCGTGGTACGGGGCGCACGATACGATAGCACCCAGCTCCTCTTCTCCGTGCAGCATACCGGTACACCTCTGCCCCCCGAGGAGCGAGAGCGCTACGGCGAGTGGCCCCTCGATACACAGGATCTCCGAAAAGGACAGAGTGTGAGGTCCTGCCAGCACTATGTTGAGCGTCACGGCGGGACGATCTGGGCGACCAACGAGGGCGAGAAGGGCCTGCCGACGGTCTGGTTTACGCTCCCGATCACGATCGCCGCGGACGACCGCGAGTACCAGGCGCTTCGGGCACGGCTCGCCCAGATGTACGAGGCACTGAGCACGCTCATGGCCCTGCCGCCGCAGCCGTGGCACCCGCTGTACTTCTCCGATGCCCTTCAGGAGCTCCGTCGCCTCGCCCGTGAGGAGCGCGGAAATCTACTGGCTTTTCTGGAGACTCTCCCTTAG
- a CDS encoding winged helix-turn-helix domain-containing protein codes for MQNVLILTRDAPDRPPLQVTHALMAASLHVCPLPFEAGDGEWINAFNGVPPHLIVADLSDSSDLFLLRSARSRMLTIWGEGVPVPPVLALLTRRHLGVPELRAFVDDFLLPPYEPEEVKARVALLFFRKRSVEAGDMLYFGGIRLSLGAGKVSTADGRPLALTPREFDLLRFLLTHRGRRFPREQILAMVWGVDYEGGERTVDIHIRRLRAKLPEETAALLETRRGMGYGFRVD; via the coding sequence TTGCAAAACGTTCTTATCTTAACCCGAGATGCCCCGGACCGGCCGCCGCTGCAGGTGACCCATGCGCTGATGGCGGCGAGTCTGCATGTCTGTCCGCTGCCCTTTGAGGCGGGGGATGGCGAGTGGATCAACGCGTTTAATGGGGTGCCGCCGCACCTCATTGTTGCGGACCTCTCGGATAGTAGCGACCTCTTTCTCCTGCGGAGCGCCCGGAGCCGGATGCTCACGATCTGGGGTGAGGGAGTGCCCGTGCCCCCCGTGCTGGCCCTGCTGACCCGCCGGCATCTCGGGGTTCCCGAGCTCCGTGCCTTTGTCGATGACTTTCTCCTGCCCCCCTACGAGCCCGAGGAGGTAAAGGCGCGGGTGGCGCTGCTCTTCTTCCGCAAGCGCTCGGTCGAGGCGGGGGACATGCTCTACTTTGGCGGGATTCGGCTGAGCCTGGGGGCGGGCAAGGTCTCGACCGCCGACGGTCGGCCGCTGGCGCTCACCCCGCGGGAATTTGACCTCCTGCGCTTCTTGCTGACCCACCGGGGCCGGCGCTTCCCGCGGGAGCAGATCCTGGCAATGGTCTGGGGGGTTGACTACGAGGGCGGGGAGCGGACTGTGGATATCCATATCCGACGTCTGCGTGCCAAGCTCCCCGAGGAGACCGCCGCGCTCCTGGAGACACGGCGGGGGATGGGCTACGGCTTCCGGGTGGACTAG
- a CDS encoding polysaccharide deacetylase family protein, translating into MPNRDPEYRRLLALALQDDVERQKGIRVSRVITGDPSQRLAALTFDDGPHGEKTGDLLTVLRRLRVPATFFVVGKMSLRYPNLIERIVLDGHELGNHTYNHYRLPQIPLSEVAGELNRTRDVLTGIVGAPTRLFRPPGGEYNDRIQKIIAQEGYTNMLWTDDPADYKLGRTASRITELVMRDLTPGAIILLHSGLPETTKAVPEFVARIRAQGYTFVTCSELIQRGNGLLHLQNLPAHISRTAAS; encoded by the coding sequence ATGCCAAATCGAGACCCTGAGTACCGCCGTCTTCTCGCCCTCGCCCTCCAAGACGATGTCGAGCGCCAGAAGGGGATTCGTGTCAGTCGTGTCATTACCGGCGACCCCAGCCAGCGCCTCGCGGCGCTTACCTTCGACGACGGCCCGCATGGGGAGAAGACCGGTGACCTGCTCACCGTCCTGCGCCGCCTGCGTGTGCCGGCGACCTTCTTTGTTGTGGGCAAGATGTCCCTGCGCTACCCCAACCTGATCGAGCGCATTGTCCTCGATGGCCACGAGCTCGGCAACCACACCTACAACCACTACCGCCTCCCCCAGATCCCGCTCAGCGAGGTCGCCGGTGAGCTGAACCGGACACGGGATGTCCTCACCGGGATCGTCGGTGCCCCGACCCGGCTCTTCCGCCCCCCAGGCGGCGAGTACAACGACCGGATTCAGAAGATCATCGCCCAAGAGGGCTACACCAACATGCTCTGGACCGACGATCCCGCGGACTACAAGCTCGGGCGCACCGCCTCCCGGATCACGGAGCTGGTGATGCGGGACCTGACCCCCGGCGCGATCATCCTGCTCCACAGCGGCCTCCCCGAGACCACCAAGGCGGTCCCCGAGTTTGTCGCGCGTATTCGTGCCCAGGGCTACACCTTTGTCACCTGCTCCGAGCTGATCCAGCGCGGTAACGGCCTCCTGCACCTGCAGAACCTACCCGCCCACATCAGCCGCACCGCCGCCAGCTAG
- a CDS encoding DUF1385 domain-containing protein produces MLARPLPGVSPQERVGVAAEWVRVSPYRCVPVLSGGILLGLVTERSLAAYLCRAPDGPERRRWLEAPVEGTVLAPTAALHPLLSVAELQDALAAEGVEALPLAEGNGLYLGMIGAGDLVRELLRPLALPQLAGMATPVGVHLSTGSVAAGVGNPALVATGFCFFVAQFALLALLTVVTPYLPTLPLPPSWREAIELTLTGLVTLTGFLALIRLSPLAGFHAAEHQVVHAVERSVPLLPDQVARMPRVHPRCGTNLMAGMFLLGLGGAFTPLLGELGFVLSGLLTLFYWRSVGAWLQEHLTTRPATEAQLVQAIAAARTLLERHEASTITPTPLRRLLHSGMPQMLLGFALGVGFLALLCLLIPALGDVLRPHWNELF; encoded by the coding sequence ATGCTTGCTCGCCCCCTTCCTGGAGTCTCTCCCCAAGAGCGAGTGGGGGTCGCCGCCGAGTGGGTTCGTGTCTCCCCGTATCGTTGCGTGCCCGTGCTCTCGGGGGGGATTTTGTTGGGCCTTGTCACCGAGCGCTCGCTGGCGGCCTACCTCTGCCGGGCCCCCGATGGCCCGGAGCGCCGCCGCTGGCTGGAGGCTCCCGTGGAGGGAACCGTGCTGGCCCCCACCGCTGCTCTGCATCCGCTCCTGAGTGTGGCTGAGCTACAAGACGCGCTGGCTGCCGAGGGAGTCGAGGCCCTGCCGCTTGCCGAGGGCAACGGGCTCTATCTGGGGATGATCGGGGCGGGGGACCTGGTGCGTGAGCTCCTGCGCCCGCTTGCCCTGCCGCAGCTCGCGGGGATGGCGACTCCCGTGGGGGTGCACCTCTCGACCGGCAGTGTGGCGGCGGGGGTGGGCAACCCGGCCCTGGTCGCGACCGGTTTCTGCTTCTTTGTCGCTCAGTTTGCGCTGCTGGCGCTGCTGACTGTCGTGACTCCCTACCTTCCCACTCTGCCGCTCCCCCCAAGCTGGCGGGAGGCTATCGAGCTTACCCTGACCGGCCTCGTGACCCTCACGGGCTTTCTCGCACTGATCCGGCTCTCGCCCTTGGCGGGCTTTCATGCGGCCGAGCACCAGGTGGTCCATGCTGTGGAGCGGAGTGTCCCGCTCCTGCCAGACCAAGTGGCGCGGATGCCACGCGTCCACCCGCGCTGTGGGACCAATCTCATGGCGGGGATGTTCCTGCTGGGGCTGGGTGGGGCGTTCACGCCGCTCTTGGGGGAGCTTGGCTTTGTGCTCTCCGGCCTGCTGACTCTCTTCTACTGGCGCTCTGTCGGGGCCTGGCTCCAGGAGCACCTCACAACCCGCCCCGCGACCGAGGCGCAGCTCGTCCAGGCGATTGCCGCGGCCCGCACCCTCCTAGAGCGCCACGAGGCCTCGACCATCACCCCCACGCCGCTGCGCCGCTTGCTCCACAGTGGGATGCCGCAGATGCTGCTGGGCTTTGCGCTCGGGGTGGGCTTTCTCGCGCTGCTCTGCCTGCTGATCCCCGCCCTTGGGGATGTTCTGCGCCCGCACTGGAACGAGCTTTTCTAG